DNA sequence from the Streptomyces canus genome:
TGGTGCTGAGCGCCGGCCTGGGATGGCGCCAGGCGATGGTGCTGCGGGCGTACGCCAAGTACCTGCGCCAGGCGGGCTCGACGTTCAGCCAGGACTACATGGAGGACACCCTCCGCCACAACGTTCACACCACCCGGCTGCTCGTCTCCCTGTTCGAGGCACGGATGTCACCGGACCGCCAGCGCGCGGGCCACGAACTCGTGGACGCCCTCCTGGAGGAGCTCGACGCGGCCCTCGACCAGGTGGCTTCGCTGGACGAGGACAGGATTCTGCGCTCCTTCCTGACCGTCATCAAGGCGACGCTGCGCACCAACTTCTTCCAGGAGGCCGCGGGCGGCAAGCCGCACGACTACGTCTCCATGAAGTTCGACCCGCAGGCCATGCCCGACCTCCCGGCCCCACGCCCGGCGTTCGAGATCTGGGTCTACTCGCCGCGCGTCGAAGGCGTGCACCTGCGCTTCGGCAAGGTCGCGCGCGGCGGCCTGCGCTGGTCCGACCGGCGTGAGGACTTCCGCACCGAGATCCTCGGCCTGGTCAAGGCGCAGATGGTGAAGAACACCGTCATCGTGCCGGTCGGCGCCAAGGGCGGCTTCGTCGCCAAGCAGCTGCCCGACCCGGCCGCCGACCGAGACGCGTGGCTGGCCGAGGGCATCGCCAGCTACAAGACGTTCATCTCGGCCCTGCTCGACATCACCGACAACATGGTGGCCGGTGAAGTCGTCCCGCCCGCCGACGTCGTACGGCACGACGAGGACGACACCTACCTGGTCGTCGCCGCCGACAAGGGCACCGCGACCTTCTCGGACATCGCCAACGGGGTGGCCGAGCAGTACAACTTCTGGCTCGGCGACGCCTTCGCCTCCGGCGGCTCGGCCGGCTACGACCACAAGGGCATGGGCATCACCGCCCGCGGTGCCTGGGAGTCCGTCAAGCGGCACTTCCGCGAACTGGCCCTCGACACCCAGTCCGAGGACTTCACCGTCGTCGGTATCGGCGACATGTCCGGTGACGTGTTCGGCAACGGCATGCTGCTCTCCGAGCACATCCGCCTGGTCGCCGCCTTCGACCACCGGCACATCTTCATCGACCCGAAGCCCGACGCGGCCACCTCCTACGCCGAGCGCCGCCGTGTCTTCGAGCTCCCGCGCTCCAGCTGGGCCGACTACAACACAGAGCTGATCTCGGCGGGCGGCGGCATCTTCCCCCGTACCGCCAAGGCCATCCAGGTCAACGCCCACATCCGCGAGGCCCTCGGCATCGAGGACAAGGTCACCAAGATGACCCCGGCCGACCTGATGAAGGCGATCCTCAAGGCGCCGGTGGACCTGCTGTGGAACGGCGGCATCGGCACCTACGTGAAGGCCTCCACCGAGACCCACGCGGACGTCGGCGACAAGGCCAACGACCCGATCCGCGTCGACGGCGCCGACCTGCGGGTGCGGGTCGTCGGCGAGGGCGGAAACCTGGGCCTGACCCAGCTCGGCCGGATCGAGTTCGCGCTGCACGGCGGGAAGATCAACACCGACGCCATCGACAACAGCGCCGGTGTGGACACCTCCGACCACGAGGTGAACATCAAGATCCTCCTCAACGGCCTGGTCACCGAGGGCGACATGACGGTCAAGCAGCGCAACAAGCTGCTCGCCGAGATGACCGACGAGGTCGGCCACCTGGTCCTGCGCAACAACTACGCGCAGAACACCGCCATCGCCAACGCGCTCGCCCAGTCCAAGGACATGCTCCACGCCCAGCAGCGCTTCATGCGCCACCTGGTGCGCGAGGGCCACCTCGACCGGGCCCTGGAGTTCCTGCCCACCGACCGCCAGATCCGCGAACGCCTCGGCGCCGCACAGGGCCTGACGAGCCCGGAGACGGCCGTCCTGCTGGCGTACACGAAGATCACGGTTGCCGAGGAGCTGCTGCACACCTCGCTGCCGGACGACCCCTATCTGCACGGCCTGCTGCACACGTACTTCCCGGCCGCGCTGCGCGAGAAGTTCCCCGATCACATCGACAACCACCCGCTGCACCGCGAGATCACCACGACCGTCCTGGTCAACGACACGGTCAACACCGGCGGTACGACCTATCTGCACCGCCTGCGCGAGGAGACCGGCGCGTCGCTCGAGGAGATCGTCCGGGCGCAGACCGTGGCCCGCGCCATCTTCCGCTCCGGCGTGGTGTGGGACGGGGTCGAGTCCCTCGACAACCAGGTCGAGGCCGCCGTACTGACCCGGATCCGGCTGCACTCGCGCCGACTGGTCGAGCGCGGCACGCGCTGGCTGCTCAACAACCGGCCGCAGCCGCTCCAGCTCACCGAGACCGTCGAGTTCTTCGGCGACCGCGTCGAACAGGTGTGGTCGCAGCTGCCGAAGCTGCTGCGGGGCGCCGACCTGGAGTGGTACCAGAAGATCTACGACGAGCTGAGCGGCGCCGGCGTCCCGGACGAACTCGCCACGCGCGTGGCCGGGTTCTCCTCCGCCTTCCCGACGCTGGACATCGTCTCGGTGGCCGACCGCATGGGCCGCGACCCGATGGACGTCGCCGACGTGTACTACGACCTCGCCGACCGCCTCCACATCACCCAGCTCATGGACCGCATCATCGAGTTGCCCCGCGCCGACCGCTGGCAGTCCATGGCCCGCGCCTCCATCCGTGAGGACCTCTACGCGGCCCACTCGGCGCTGACCGCGGACGTCCTGGCCGTCGGCAACGGCACCTCGACCCCCGAGCAGCGCTTCAAGGCCTGGGAGGAGAAGAACGCCCCGATCCTGAGCCGGGCGCGCACCACCCTGGACGAGATCCAGGGCTCGGACGCGTTCGACCTGGCCAACCTGTCGGTGGCGATGCGCACCATGCGGACGCTGCTGCGGCAGCATTCATGAGTGAGCGGCAGCATTCATAGGTGAGACGACGACGAGGGCGCCCGGGACGGTGAAGTCCCGGGCGCCCTCGTCGTCGTGGAGCGAAAGCCGGAGGTCAGGCCGGGTCAGGCCGCGACCTTCGCCTTCGCCTTGTCCGGGCCGCCGGTGAAGTCCTCGTAGGCCGCCAGGACCTCGTCGGTCGGGCCGTCCATGCGTAGTTCGCCGCGCTCCAGCCAGAGCACCCGGTCGCAGGTGTCGCGGATCGACTTGTTGCTGTGGCTGACCAGGAACACCGTGCCGGCGGTCTGGCGCAGCTCGCGGATGCGGGCCTCGGAGCGCTTCTGGAAGGAGCGGTCACCGGTGGCGAGGGCCTCGTCGATGAGCAGGACGTCGTGGTCCTTGGCGGCCGCGATGGAGAAACGCAGGCGGGCCGCCATGCCGGAGGAGTAGGTGCGCATCGGCAGGGTGATGAAGTCGCCCTTCTCGTTGATCCCCGAGAAGTCGACGATCTCCTGGTAGCGGTCCCTGACCTGCTCGCGGGTCATGCCCATCGCGAGCCCGCCGAGGTAGACGTTGCGCTCGCCAGTGAGGTCGTTCATCAAGGCCGCGTTGACGCCGAGGAGGGAGGGCTGGCCGTCGGTGTAGATACGGCCGTTCTCCACCGGGAGCAGACCCGCGACCGCCTTGAGCAGGGTCGACTTGCCGGAGCCGTTGGTGCCGATCAGTCCGACCGCCTCGCCCTTGTAGGCGACGAACGACACGTTCTTGACGGCGTGCACCTTGCGTACGCCCGCTGCCTTCTCGGCCTGTCCCCGGCGCATCATGCGGTTGAGGGCGGCGGTGGCGGAACCCCTGCCCGCGCCGGTGCCGTTGACGCGGTAGACGATGTCCACGCCGTCGACGACGACGGTGGGGATCTTGTCGTTCTCGATGTCAGCCACGGCCGTACGTCTCCTCAGCCTTCCAGAAGTAGATGAAGCCACCGACGCCGGCGACCAGCGCCCAGCCCACCGCGAGCGCCCACACGTGGTGCGGCAGCTGGCTCGCGTGGAAGCTGTCGATCAGGGAGTAGCGCATCAGGTCGATGTAGACGGCGGCCGGGTTGGCCTGGAGGACGGGGACCACCCAGGACGGCCAGTCGTGGTGACCCTTGGCCAGCTTGTCGATGCTCCACATCACGCCGGAGACGTACATCCAGGTGCGCAGGACGAACGGCATCAGCTGCGCGATGTCCGGGGTCTTGGCGCCCATCCGCGCCATGATCATCGAGACGCCCGCGTTGAACGTGGACTGGAGGACCAGTGCGGGGATCGCCAGCAGCCAGGACGCGGCGAGGGGCACACCGAAGCAGAGCAGGATGACGACCAGGGCGGCCATCGAGAAGAGCAGCTGCTGGAGCTGCTGGAGGGCGAACGAGATCGGCAGCGCGGCCCGCGGGAAGTGCAGGGCGCGCACGAGGCCGAGGTTGCCGGAGATCGCGCGGGTGCCCGCCATGATCGAGCTCTGCGTGAACGTCCAGATGAACACGCCCGTGACCAGGAACGGGACGTAGTCCGGCACGTTCCTCTTGGTGCCCAGCAGCAC
Encoded proteins:
- a CDS encoding NAD-glutamate dehydrogenase produces the protein MQTKLDEAKAELLERAARVAENSPAGGHLPTGTTDEDTPRTPDTPDSETVLAFLQRYYLHTAPEDVTGRDPVDIYGAALSHFRLGETRPQGTANVRVHTPTVEENGWTCTHTVVEVVTDDMPFLVDSVTNELTRQGRGIHVVIHPQVVVRRDLTGKLIEVLTVPLAGDLPHDAHTESWIHVEIDRETDRSDLKQITADLLRVLSDVREAVEDWEKMRDAALRMADELPAEPVATDLRDMEIDEARELLRWLAANHFTFLGYREYQLRPDDSLAAVPGTGLGILRSDPQHAGEEGHPVSPSFERLPADARAKAREHKLLVLTKANSRATVHRPSYLDYIGVKKFDADGNVVGERRFLGLFSSAAYTESVRRVPVIRRKVDEVLERAGFSPNSHDGRDLLQILETYPRDELFQTPADELESIATSVLYLQERRRLRLYLRQDEYGRYYSALVYLPRDRYTTGVRLRIIDILKEELGGISVDFTAWNTESILSRLHFVVRVPQGTELPQLSESDKERIEARLVEAARSWADGWIEALNAELGEERAAELSRRYGNAFPEGYKADHTPRSAVADLVHLERLGAENDFALSLYEPVGAAPEERRFKIYRKGDAISLSAVLPVLSRLGVEVTDERPYELRCSDRSNAWIYDFGLRMPKSQNGGGDYLGDDGRERFQEAFAATWTGKAENDGFNALVLSAGLGWRQAMVLRAYAKYLRQAGSTFSQDYMEDTLRHNVHTTRLLVSLFEARMSPDRQRAGHELVDALLEELDAALDQVASLDEDRILRSFLTVIKATLRTNFFQEAAGGKPHDYVSMKFDPQAMPDLPAPRPAFEIWVYSPRVEGVHLRFGKVARGGLRWSDRREDFRTEILGLVKAQMVKNTVIVPVGAKGGFVAKQLPDPAADRDAWLAEGIASYKTFISALLDITDNMVAGEVVPPADVVRHDEDDTYLVVAADKGTATFSDIANGVAEQYNFWLGDAFASGGSAGYDHKGMGITARGAWESVKRHFRELALDTQSEDFTVVGIGDMSGDVFGNGMLLSEHIRLVAAFDHRHIFIDPKPDAATSYAERRRVFELPRSSWADYNTELISAGGGIFPRTAKAIQVNAHIREALGIEDKVTKMTPADLMKAILKAPVDLLWNGGIGTYVKASTETHADVGDKANDPIRVDGADLRVRVVGEGGNLGLTQLGRIEFALHGGKINTDAIDNSAGVDTSDHEVNIKILLNGLVTEGDMTVKQRNKLLAEMTDEVGHLVLRNNYAQNTAIANALAQSKDMLHAQQRFMRHLVREGHLDRALEFLPTDRQIRERLGAAQGLTSPETAVLLAYTKITVAEELLHTSLPDDPYLHGLLHTYFPAALREKFPDHIDNHPLHREITTTVLVNDTVNTGGTTYLHRLREETGASLEEIVRAQTVARAIFRSGVVWDGVESLDNQVEAAVLTRIRLHSRRLVERGTRWLLNNRPQPLQLTETVEFFGDRVEQVWSQLPKLLRGADLEWYQKIYDELSGAGVPDELATRVAGFSSAFPTLDIVSVADRMGRDPMDVADVYYDLADRLHITQLMDRIIELPRADRWQSMARASIREDLYAAHSALTADVLAVGNGTSTPEQRFKAWEEKNAPILSRARTTLDEIQGSDAFDLANLSVAMRTMRTLLRQHS
- a CDS encoding ABC transporter permease, which produces MSQVLDTPPPTAPPTDDDLTALAARHGLAVSGARPSLPEYVRQLWARRHFITAFSTAKLTAQYSQAKLGQVWQVMTPLLNAAVYYFIFGVLLGTKRNVPDYVPFLVTGVFIWTFTQSSIMAGTRAISGNLGLVRALHFPRAALPISFALQQLQQLLFSMAALVVILLCFGVPLAASWLLAIPALVLQSTFNAGVSMIMARMGAKTPDIAQLMPFVLRTWMYVSGVMWSIDKLAKGHHDWPSWVVPVLQANPAAVYIDLMRYSLIDSFHASQLPHHVWALAVGWALVAGVGGFIYFWKAEETYGRG
- a CDS encoding ABC transporter ATP-binding protein, whose translation is MADIENDKIPTVVVDGVDIVYRVNGTGAGRGSATAALNRMMRRGQAEKAAGVRKVHAVKNVSFVAYKGEAVGLIGTNGSGKSTLLKAVAGLLPVENGRIYTDGQPSLLGVNAALMNDLTGERNVYLGGLAMGMTREQVRDRYQEIVDFSGINEKGDFITLPMRTYSSGMAARLRFSIAAAKDHDVLLIDEALATGDRSFQKRSEARIRELRQTAGTVFLVSHSNKSIRDTCDRVLWLERGELRMDGPTDEVLAAYEDFTGGPDKAKAKVAA